One genomic region from Pseudomonas hormoni encodes:
- a CDS encoding tetratricopeptide repeat protein codes for MLNSSATNSSATKSSRLLNPWALAVVAVAVGGLLWATFQREEVFQPDGREPDAVSANYAELLLTAHPEDEHLRLQLIDLLIRLGDYTKARQHVENWPKPNPQLQAYYRLELDALEAAKDSDLITQQALVERLKSFDHRLLPLPQLQSLAKLALTLQAPAFAASVYEEIAARDPQQRSAALKSAAQWYLAGEQPERAAAIYLELKKDSDQAAERREYAQLAFNSLLASGKGAQATQVLADEIDQLINPQTDVAWVQQGVDVAIASNRPDLAQRFLDQWRLLEPDNTEILRKEFSMRLALGDLPGAWDSGQQLLVEHPEDLDLLEQMARLGEWRGESEAALGYWIRLLELHETPETREHAWRLAIQQFDFDRAIPLLADIMDQRALTDIELDALIYGHESRGTPEQAEAWLRAYLRKYPTHRLAWTRLLQNLENTGQFAAKAEVYKSYSKRFALTTTERVDWVDTDLKLFDNQAAWQVLQVDNSKIDDPKYWRSRAAVAWNLELDDELQVALEKMLALKGSLGIGEESQLITLYRTSNPRRALELMVDSWKRTHDGQRLEQALQLAQELQDWPLVIALLKDAEQYPGIYEQDQVLAVRGALATQQGQDEEAERLYLLGLSRYPDDNLFRERLMWLYVDQGNTARLKPLLTEWKARARTDRVLWLPFASASQMLGRSSEALAWYRMYLKSSPQDWLVQAAYADALDGAGYQDSAQRLRLKLLRSPESENLQPSSQRYVIWLRLMASSYSPRKAQQEVQKWQDGSPAMLQLWFERLLARLDATNQESQKDQWLEWARGQGLKVDRYEQIQQALRSRNKAQVETLLASSDLNPAQRAQALSRLGRVNEALDTNLSALGDEQPEAVRDQLRRQAVEIHESTPQGALLSWQDQDFGGVAFNAPRLQIAHNLGDKWYADLELEQGTYDGDDVRSSKIGEERNAALTLIRPVENGSYKLFADTSQRKDDDRNGLGLSRTWQLGVSDELETGLDWHRKSEDSGLMRAFGQQDRVWVGGRHGLTARDQLSWEVARRSFSTRAGDSLGNGEALKLELNHTLEFAGPNWTVRSGVDYQHNNVNDRRLDDLSSRNGGPVIVPDQARDPETNELDPTDTETVMGSDLLQSRYGQLYVGTSWRRGIPGALVRTKPQYTWLVDVTAGWQWLDQTFNYGINTGIGFEVLGDDELALTFGYQSAPQGGDGQSGGTLGVSYGVRFGR; via the coding sequence ATGCTCAACTCATCTGCGACTAACTCTTCAGCCACTAAAAGCAGTCGCCTGCTCAATCCATGGGCCCTGGCGGTGGTGGCGGTTGCCGTGGGAGGTCTGCTGTGGGCGACTTTCCAGCGTGAAGAAGTGTTCCAGCCCGATGGTCGTGAGCCGGATGCGGTCTCGGCCAACTATGCCGAGTTGCTGCTGACCGCACACCCGGAAGACGAGCATCTGCGGCTGCAATTGATCGATCTGTTGATCCGTCTCGGCGACTACACCAAAGCACGCCAGCACGTGGAAAACTGGCCAAAGCCGAACCCGCAATTGCAGGCGTATTACCGGCTGGAGCTGGATGCGCTGGAAGCTGCAAAAGACAGCGATCTGATCACGCAACAGGCCCTGGTCGAGCGTCTGAAAAGCTTTGACCACCGCTTGTTGCCGTTGCCGCAATTACAGAGCCTGGCCAAGCTCGCGCTAACATTGCAGGCGCCGGCCTTCGCCGCCAGCGTCTATGAGGAAATCGCCGCGCGTGATCCACAACAGCGTAGCGCTGCCCTCAAGTCCGCCGCGCAATGGTATCTGGCGGGCGAACAGCCGGAGCGCGCCGCAGCAATCTACCTGGAACTGAAAAAGGACAGCGATCAGGCCGCCGAACGCCGGGAGTACGCACAACTCGCGTTCAACAGCTTGTTGGCCTCCGGAAAGGGAGCGCAGGCTACGCAGGTGCTCGCCGATGAGATCGATCAGCTGATCAATCCGCAAACCGATGTGGCCTGGGTGCAGCAGGGCGTTGATGTCGCGATCGCGAGCAACCGTCCCGACCTGGCGCAACGCTTCCTGGATCAGTGGCGTCTTCTGGAACCGGACAATACAGAAATCCTGCGCAAGGAATTCAGCATGCGTCTGGCGCTTGGCGATTTGCCCGGCGCCTGGGACAGCGGTCAGCAACTGTTGGTCGAACATCCCGAAGACCTGGATCTGCTGGAGCAAATGGCTCGGCTCGGAGAGTGGCGCGGTGAAAGCGAAGCCGCGCTTGGCTACTGGATTCGTTTGCTGGAACTGCATGAAACACCGGAGACCCGTGAACATGCCTGGCGGCTGGCCATCCAGCAGTTTGACTTTGACCGGGCGATTCCATTACTCGCCGACATCATGGACCAACGTGCGCTGACCGACATCGAACTCGACGCGCTGATTTACGGCCATGAGTCGCGGGGCACACCGGAACAGGCCGAAGCCTGGCTGCGTGCCTACTTGCGCAAGTACCCGACCCATCGTCTGGCCTGGACGCGTCTGCTGCAAAACCTGGAAAACACCGGGCAGTTCGCGGCCAAGGCCGAGGTCTACAAGAGCTATTCAAAACGTTTTGCCCTCACCACCACCGAGCGGGTCGATTGGGTCGACACCGACCTGAAGCTGTTTGACAACCAAGCCGCATGGCAGGTGTTGCAGGTCGATAACAGCAAGATCGACGATCCCAAATACTGGCGTTCCCGGGCTGCAGTCGCCTGGAACCTGGAACTGGACGATGAACTGCAGGTGGCTCTGGAGAAAATGCTCGCGCTCAAGGGCTCGCTGGGTATCGGCGAAGAGAGTCAGTTGATCACCCTTTACCGCACCAGCAATCCACGGCGTGCGTTGGAGTTGATGGTCGACAGCTGGAAGCGCACCCACGATGGGCAGCGCCTGGAACAGGCATTGCAGCTGGCCCAGGAGCTGCAGGACTGGCCGCTGGTGATCGCACTGCTCAAGGATGCCGAACAATACCCGGGTATTTACGAGCAGGATCAGGTGCTGGCGGTACGCGGTGCCCTTGCGACTCAGCAGGGTCAGGACGAGGAGGCCGAGCGCTTGTACCTGCTGGGCTTGTCGCGCTACCCCGATGACAACCTGTTTCGCGAGCGCCTGATGTGGCTCTACGTCGATCAGGGCAACACCGCCAGACTCAAGCCGTTGCTGACGGAATGGAAAGCCCGGGCGCGTACAGACCGGGTGTTGTGGTTGCCGTTCGCCAGTGCCAGCCAGATGCTCGGACGCAGTAGCGAAGCGCTGGCCTGGTATCGGATGTACCTCAAGAGCAGTCCTCAGGATTGGCTGGTACAGGCGGCTTATGCCGATGCGCTGGACGGTGCCGGTTATCAGGATTCGGCTCAGCGTTTGCGCCTGAAATTGCTGCGCAGCCCCGAGAGTGAAAACCTTCAACCATCGTCCCAGCGTTACGTGATCTGGTTGCGCCTGATGGCCAGCAGTTATTCGCCACGAAAGGCTCAGCAAGAAGTGCAGAAGTGGCAGGACGGCTCGCCGGCGATGCTGCAATTGTGGTTCGAGCGTTTGCTGGCGCGCCTGGACGCGACCAATCAGGAATCGCAGAAAGACCAATGGCTGGAGTGGGCGCGTGGCCAGGGCTTGAAAGTCGACCGCTATGAGCAGATTCAGCAAGCGCTGCGAAGCCGCAACAAGGCACAGGTCGAAACACTGTTGGCGAGTAGCGATCTGAACCCGGCACAGCGGGCCCAGGCCCTCAGTCGCCTTGGGCGCGTCAACGAAGCGCTGGATACCAACCTGTCAGCGCTCGGTGACGAGCAACCCGAGGCGGTGCGCGACCAACTGCGACGTCAGGCCGTGGAGATTCACGAAAGCACGCCGCAAGGCGCGCTGCTGTCGTGGCAGGATCAGGATTTTGGCGGCGTCGCGTTCAACGCTCCGCGCCTGCAAATTGCCCACAATCTGGGGGACAAGTGGTACGCCGATCTTGAGTTGGAACAGGGCACTTACGATGGCGACGACGTACGTTCATCGAAAATCGGTGAGGAGCGTAACGCGGCCCTGACCCTGATTCGCCCGGTGGAAAACGGCAGTTATAAGCTGTTCGCCGACACCAGTCAGCGCAAGGACGACGACCGCAATGGACTGGGCCTTTCCCGGACCTGGCAGTTGGGCGTCAGTGATGAGCTCGAAACCGGTCTGGACTGGCATCGCAAAAGTGAAGACAGTGGCTTGATGCGCGCTTTCGGTCAGCAGGACCGTGTATGGGTCGGTGGTCGTCATGGCCTGACCGCACGGGATCAGTTGAGCTGGGAAGTCGCCCGCAGGTCGTTCTCCACACGTGCAGGCGACTCGCTGGGTAATGGCGAGGCGCTGAAGCTGGAACTCAATCACACGCTGGAATTCGCCGGTCCCAACTGGACCGTGCGCAGTGGTGTCGACTACCAGCACAACAATGTGAATGACCGCAGGCTGGATGACCTGTCGAGTCGCAATGGCGGCCCGGTGATCGTGCCCGATCAGGCGCGAGATCCTGAAACCAACGAACTCGACCCCACCGATACCGAAACCGTCATGGGCAGCGACTTGCTGCAAAGTCGCTATGGCCAGCTCTATGTCGGCACGTCCTGGCGTCGCGGCATCCCCGGCGCACTGGTTCGCACCAAGCCGCAATACACCTGGCTGGTGGATGTGACGGCAGGCTGGCAATGGCTTGATCAAACTTTTAACTACGGCATCAATACCGGGATCGGTTTTGAAGTGCTGGGTGATGACGAACTGGCCCTGACCTTCGGCTACCAATCCGCGCCACAAGGCGGGGATGGTCAGTCCGGCGGAACACTGGGTGTGAGCTACGGCGTGCGGTTTGGACGCTGA
- a CDS encoding penicillin-binding protein activator LpoB, with the protein MQAIRNLGLALAVLFVAGCASFTDEASPNLPRNAQWGIVPMINYSQTPQAGERSEQILLSVLSSHGLQPRVYPVSTQGEQALMDDNERLAGALEWAREQKLDYVIAGSVEEWQYKNGLDGEPAVGISLRVLEGSSGRVLWSKSGARAGWSRESLAGTAQTVLDKLVGALRFE; encoded by the coding sequence ATGCAAGCAATTCGTAATCTGGGCCTGGCGCTCGCCGTCCTGTTCGTCGCCGGTTGCGCCAGCTTCACCGATGAAGCCAGCCCGAACCTGCCGCGCAACGCGCAGTGGGGCATCGTGCCGATGATCAACTATTCGCAGACGCCACAGGCCGGTGAACGCAGCGAGCAGATCCTGCTCAGTGTGCTCAGCAGCCACGGCCTGCAACCGCGGGTTTACCCGGTCAGCACCCAGGGCGAACAAGCGCTGATGGATGACAACGAGCGTCTGGCCGGAGCCCTGGAATGGGCGCGCGAGCAGAAACTCGATTACGTGATTGCCGGCAGCGTTGAAGAGTGGCAGTACAAGAACGGCCTGGACGGCGAGCCAGCGGTCGGCATCAGCCTGCGTGTACTGGAAGGCAGCAGCGGTCGCGTACTCTGGAGCAAGAGTGGCGCACGTGCCGGCTGGTCCCGTGAAAGCCTCGCGGGCACCGCTCAAACGGTGCTCGACAAACTTGTTGGCGCCCTTCGGTTCGAGTGA
- a CDS encoding PelD GGDEF domain-containing protein, whose protein sequence is MNSPHMDYSLAPQASGPVSWLETFLVTGAAVGLGLWLTPEDPLQIHGGFPWPILAPLLLGVRYGFVRGLFSASLLVLAMFALRRTGLEGYAQIDPSFIVGVLVCGMLVGEVRDQWMRRLERLQMANEYRQYRLDEFTRAHQILRVSHDLLEQRVAGSDQSLRSSLLGLREKLRVMPDAGDALTALADPITAMLGQYGALRVAGLYRVDEREENVLPDALATIGVMGPLGTEDGLVKLCLERGELVSVRQELIDSGTSAQFSSLQACIPLIDAEGRLLAILAVRQMPFFAFQDRTLSLLALLAGHIADLLRRDPQVLQLPDADAQQFTLQLKRSLVDVEKHKLPAGLFAFEMTRPNDELTRLLERSQRGLDLHLPVRNNRDHRLLLVLLPLTSPQGTEGYLARISLLLHEHFGIESDMASLGVRVMPFNLEPGCERDGLRNFLFNECGLNDQQVAV, encoded by the coding sequence ATGAATTCTCCCCACATGGATTACAGCCTGGCGCCTCAAGCCAGCGGCCCGGTGTCTTGGCTGGAAACGTTTCTGGTGACCGGCGCGGCCGTCGGCCTGGGCTTGTGGCTGACCCCTGAAGACCCGTTGCAGATACACGGCGGGTTCCCCTGGCCGATTCTGGCGCCGCTGCTGCTGGGCGTGCGCTACGGTTTTGTGCGCGGCCTGTTCAGCGCCAGCCTGCTGGTGCTGGCGATGTTTGCCCTGCGCCGTACCGGTCTCGAAGGCTACGCCCAAATCGATCCGTCATTCATTGTTGGCGTGCTGGTTTGCGGGATGCTGGTGGGTGAGGTTCGCGATCAGTGGATGCGGCGCCTGGAGCGGCTGCAGATGGCCAACGAATATCGTCAGTACCGTCTCGACGAGTTCACCCGGGCGCACCAGATTCTGCGGGTCTCCCACGACCTGCTCGAGCAGCGCGTGGCCGGCAGCGACCAGAGCCTGCGCAGCTCCTTGCTGGGCTTGCGCGAAAAATTGCGGGTGATGCCGGACGCAGGCGATGCGTTGACCGCGCTGGCAGACCCGATCACGGCGATGCTTGGGCAGTACGGCGCGTTGCGCGTGGCCGGTCTGTACCGCGTTGACGAGCGTGAAGAAAATGTCTTGCCTGACGCGTTGGCAACGATCGGCGTCATGGGGCCGTTGGGCACCGAGGACGGTCTGGTCAAGCTGTGCCTGGAGCGCGGCGAACTGGTGAGCGTGCGTCAGGAGCTGATTGATTCCGGCACCTCGGCGCAGTTCTCATCGTTGCAGGCGTGCATCCCGTTGATCGATGCCGAGGGGCGTCTGCTGGCGATTCTGGCGGTTCGGCAGATGCCGTTCTTCGCCTTCCAGGATCGCACCCTGAGCCTGTTGGCGCTGCTCGCCGGGCACATCGCCGACCTGTTGCGCCGGGACCCGCAAGTGCTTCAACTGCCCGACGCCGATGCACAGCAATTCACCCTGCAGCTCAAGCGTTCGCTGGTGGATGTCGAGAAACACAAATTGCCGGCCGGGCTGTTTGCCTTTGAAATGACTCGCCCCAACGACGAGCTGACGCGTCTGCTGGAACGCAGCCAGCGCGGTCTCGATTTGCACTTGCCGGTGCGCAACAATCGCGATCATCGACTGTTGCTGGTGCTCTTGCCGTTGACCAGCCCGCAGGGCACCGAAGGTTATCTGGCGCGTATCAGCCTGTTGTTGCATGAGCACTTTGGCATTGAAAGTGACATGGCGAGCCTGGGTGTGCGGGTGATGCCTTTCAATCTGGAGCCTGGCTGTGAACGCGACGGGCTGCGTAATTTCCTGTTCAACGAGTGTGGCCTGAATGATCAGCAAGTGGCTGTTTAG
- a CDS encoding HEAT repeat domain-containing protein — translation MISKWLFSGALLLEAGSWASLWLAAPELQQLLVFTLSHGLACVLLCAAVWLLLPARYRAPLPWSPLFIFSLAFFVPVIGTLGVVASIFPALYLPRKRDKQAWQAVGIPSLPYRAQLQLHSPIFADGGLQDVLRHAPDPDQRLAALLATRRMPGKEAVPILKLALGDPSDDVRLLAYSMLDKQESDINLRIQIALGQLGGANAKTVGALHGTLARWYWELAYLGLAQGSVLEHVLNQASEHAELGLEAGEGGELFLLAGRIALERGDIERAEVLLHQAQDNGMGAAQVLPFHAELAFEAGRYHEIPGLLEKLPEKTRQRPPFAELVRSWT, via the coding sequence ATGATCAGCAAGTGGCTGTTTAGCGGAGCCTTGTTGTTAGAGGCGGGCAGCTGGGCCAGTTTGTGGCTCGCGGCGCCCGAGTTGCAACAATTGCTGGTGTTCACCCTCAGCCATGGTCTGGCGTGCGTGCTGTTGTGCGCCGCGGTGTGGCTGCTGTTGCCAGCACGCTACCGTGCGCCGTTGCCCTGGAGCCCGCTGTTCATTTTCAGCCTGGCGTTCTTTGTGCCGGTGATCGGTACGCTCGGTGTGGTCGCGTCGATCTTTCCGGCGCTGTACCTGCCGCGCAAACGCGACAAGCAAGCCTGGCAAGCCGTCGGTATTCCGAGCCTGCCGTATCGCGCGCAGCTGCAATTGCATTCACCGATCTTTGCCGACGGCGGTTTGCAGGATGTGCTGCGCCATGCGCCCGATCCGGATCAGCGTCTGGCCGCGTTGCTGGCCACGCGACGCATGCCGGGCAAGGAAGCGGTGCCGATTCTCAAACTGGCACTGGGTGATCCCAGCGACGACGTGCGGCTACTGGCGTACTCGATGCTCGACAAGCAGGAAAGCGACATCAACCTGCGCATCCAGATCGCCCTGGGGCAACTGGGCGGCGCCAATGCCAAAACCGTAGGTGCGCTGCATGGCACGCTGGCGCGCTGGTATTGGGAGCTGGCGTACCTCGGCCTGGCGCAAGGCAGTGTGCTCGAACACGTGCTCAACCAGGCCAGCGAACACGCCGAGCTAGGGCTTGAAGCGGGCGAGGGTGGTGAGCTGTTCTTGCTGGCCGGACGCATTGCGCTGGAGCGAGGTGATATCGAGCGTGCCGAAGTGCTCTTGCATCAGGCCCAGGACAACGGCATGGGTGCCGCACAGGTATTGCCGTTCCACGCCGAACTGGCGTTCGAGGCCGGTCGTTATCACGAAATTCCCGGGTTGCTCGAGAAACTTCCCGAGAAAACCCGTCAGCGGCCACCGTTCGCTGAGCTGGTGAGGAGCTGGACATGA
- the pelF gene encoding GT4 family glycosyltransferase PelF — protein sequence MNHKEAAPTADICLLLEGTWPYVRGGVSSWIHQMILGLPELTFSVMFIGGQRSAYPSRRYEVPSNVLHIEEVFLEDATHPTNTRGTPREADPQQLLDLYRFLHHPDAPEPELGERLLDCIAQGRMTLDDVLRSRASWEALSEGYRLHCADPSFVNYFWTLRSMQSPLLMLAEASRKMPRARMLHSISTGYAGLLGCILKQRWNCTYLLSEHGIYTKERKIDLAQASWIAESSGQALNRSLDAGSGYIRTLWVRFFERIGQLTYNSADNIIALYDGNRQRQIKDGADPARTQVIPNGIDLPQWTAALESRAPGITPVVGLIGRVVPIKDVKTFLRAMRGVISAMPEAEGWIVGPEEEDPEYVSECRSLMASLGLEGKVHFLGFQRIQDILPKLGLMVLTSISEAQPLVILEAWAAGTPVVSSDVGSCRELIEGGSAEDRDLGLAGKVVAIADPQATCAAILELLRSPQRWQAAQASGLLRVNRYYTEALMLQRYRDLYQAAMENS from the coding sequence ATGAATCACAAGGAAGCGGCGCCGACTGCCGACATCTGTCTGCTGCTCGAAGGCACCTGGCCTTACGTGCGCGGCGGCGTGTCGAGCTGGATTCATCAGATGATTCTCGGCCTGCCGGAGCTGACCTTCTCAGTGATGTTCATCGGCGGCCAACGTTCGGCCTACCCGTCGCGGCGCTATGAAGTCCCGTCGAATGTGCTGCACATCGAAGAAGTGTTTCTCGAGGATGCGACCCATCCGACCAACACCCGTGGAACGCCGCGAGAGGCCGACCCGCAGCAGCTGCTGGATCTGTATCGTTTCCTCCATCACCCGGACGCGCCGGAGCCCGAGCTGGGCGAGCGTCTGCTCGATTGCATCGCGCAGGGCCGCATGACCCTCGATGACGTACTGCGCAGCCGCGCCAGTTGGGAGGCGTTGAGCGAAGGGTATCGGCTGCATTGCGCCGACCCGTCCTTCGTCAATTATTTCTGGACCCTGCGTTCGATGCAGTCGCCGTTGCTGATGCTCGCCGAAGCGTCACGAAAAATGCCGCGAGCGCGGATGCTGCATTCGATTTCCACTGGTTACGCCGGACTGCTGGGGTGCATTCTCAAGCAGCGCTGGAACTGCACCTACCTGCTCAGCGAGCACGGGATTTACACCAAGGAACGCAAGATCGACCTGGCCCAGGCCAGCTGGATCGCCGAAAGCTCCGGCCAGGCGCTCAACCGCAGTCTCGATGCCGGCTCGGGTTACATCCGCACCTTGTGGGTTCGCTTCTTCGAACGCATTGGTCAGCTGACCTACAACAGCGCCGACAACATCATCGCGTTGTATGACGGCAACCGTCAGCGGCAGATCAAGGACGGCGCCGACCCGGCCCGCACGCAGGTCATTCCGAACGGCATCGACCTGCCGCAGTGGACCGCGGCACTGGAATCCCGTGCGCCCGGTATTACACCTGTTGTGGGCTTGATCGGACGTGTGGTGCCGATCAAGGACGTGAAAACCTTCCTGCGAGCCATGCGCGGTGTGATCAGCGCCATGCCGGAGGCCGAAGGCTGGATTGTCGGTCCCGAAGAGGAAGACCCGGAATACGTCAGCGAATGCCGCAGCCTGATGGCCAGCCTGGGTCTGGAGGGCAAGGTGCATTTCCTTGGTTTCCAGCGCATCCAGGACATCCTGCCGAAACTCGGCCTGATGGTGCTGACCTCGATCAGCGAGGCGCAACCGCTGGTGATCCTCGAAGCCTGGGCCGCCGGTACGCCGGTGGTCAGCAGCGATGTGGGCTCGTGCCGCGAATTGATCGAAGGCGGCAGCGCCGAAGACCGCGACCTCGGCCTGGCCGGCAAAGTGGTGGCGATTGCCGATCCACAGGCCACCTGCGCCGCGATCCTCGAACTGCTGCGCAGCCCGCAACGCTGGCAGGCCGCTCAGGCCAGCGGCTTGCTGCGGGTCAATCGTTACTACACCGAAGCCTTGATGCTGCAGCGTTATCGCGACTTGTATCAAGCAGCCATGGAGAACAGTTAA
- the pelG gene encoding exopolysaccharide Pel transporter PelG, with translation MAGIGFELRKILSRDSYTATLHAYIYAGLISSGPWVLSIISVMLVGIISLGLVIPNTLVGQFLVTVTYLMATSLILTGGLQLFFTRFVSDRLFEHKYEQILPNLLGILLLVTLAAGVLGIIVLAVLFDQPLIYRVLVLSNFVVLCNLWLVIIFLSGMKAYNRILLVMLVGYTLMVASAYVLSFLKLPGLLLALLIGHSALLFLFLYDILREYRAEKLIAFDFLDRRHVFLSLLATGFFYNFGIWIDKFLFWFNPGTSNIVIGPLRASILYDLPIFLAYLAIIPGMAVFLVRIETDFAEWYDRLFRAIREGETLQHIGSLKTEMTLSIRQGLLEICKVQGLTVVLLFLFAPRLLDWLGISSYYLPLFYIDLIGVSIQVVFMALLNVFFYLDKRTVVLELCVLFAVLNGALTLLSMYLGPSFFGYGFTLSLLVCVLLGLHRLSTALEDLEYDTFMLSSR, from the coding sequence ATGGCCGGCATTGGCTTCGAACTGCGCAAGATCCTTTCGCGCGACTCCTACACCGCGACCTTGCACGCCTACATATATGCCGGTCTGATCAGCTCCGGGCCCTGGGTGTTGTCGATCATCAGTGTGATGCTGGTGGGCATCATCAGTCTGGGCCTTGTGATACCCAACACGTTGGTGGGGCAGTTTCTGGTGACGGTGACCTACCTGATGGCCACCTCGTTGATTCTCACGGGTGGCTTGCAGCTGTTCTTCACCCGGTTCGTATCCGACCGGTTGTTCGAGCACAAGTACGAACAGATCCTCCCCAACTTGCTGGGCATCCTGTTGCTGGTCACGCTCGCTGCCGGCGTGCTGGGCATCATCGTGCTGGCGGTGTTATTCGATCAGCCGCTGATCTACCGGGTGCTGGTGCTGTCGAATTTCGTGGTGCTGTGCAACTTGTGGCTGGTGATCATCTTCCTGTCGGGGATGAAGGCCTATAACCGCATTCTGCTGGTCATGCTGGTGGGCTACACGCTGATGGTCGCCAGCGCCTATGTGCTGAGCTTCCTGAAGCTACCGGGCTTGCTGCTGGCGCTGTTGATCGGGCACAGCGCGCTGCTGTTCCTGTTCCTCTACGACATCCTGCGCGAGTACCGAGCAGAGAAACTGATCGCCTTCGATTTCCTCGACCGTCGTCACGTTTTTCTCAGCCTGCTCGCCACCGGTTTCTTCTACAACTTCGGCATCTGGATCGACAAGTTCCTGTTCTGGTTCAACCCCGGCACCTCGAACATCGTCATCGGTCCGCTACGCGCGTCTATCCTGTATGACCTGCCGATCTTCCTCGCCTACCTGGCAATCATCCCGGGGATGGCGGTGTTCCTGGTGCGCATCGAAACCGATTTTGCCGAATGGTATGACCGTCTGTTCCGGGCGATCCGCGAGGGCGAAACCTTGCAGCACATCGGTTCGCTGAAAACCGAGATGACCTTGTCGATCCGTCAGGGCCTACTGGAAATCTGCAAGGTGCAGGGGCTGACGGTGGTGCTGTTGTTCCTGTTTGCGCCGCGTCTGCTGGATTGGCTGGGTATCTCCAGCTACTACCTGCCGCTGTTCTACATCGACCTGATCGGCGTCAGTATCCAAGTGGTGTTCATGGCGTTGCTCAACGTGTTCTTCTACCTGGACAAGCGCACCGTGGTGCTGGAGTTGTGCGTGCTGTTCGCGGTGTTGAACGGGGCGCTGACGCTGCTGAGCATGTACCTTGGCCCAAGCTTCTTTGGCTACGGGTTCACGCTGTCGTTGCTGGTCTGTGTACTGCTCGGGCTGCACCGACTGTCCACGGCGCTGGAAGACCTGGAGTACGACACCTTCATGTTGTCATCGCGCTAA
- a CDS encoding enoyl-CoA hydratase/isomerase family protein: protein MKLQLLSAALMIAAMASASLTFAGETAPAATSKSTTQAVKQEIKLTRVTPEYWRVTFHNPPYNIYGPETMPQLNEVITALETDPKVKVVVFDSDVPDFFLTHYDFVPPLTDTTSLPNGPTGLPPLPDMLVRLSKAPVVSIVSIRGRATGVGSELSLASDMRFASREKAILSQWEIGAALVPGGGPMARLPRLMGRGRALEVLLTGNDIDGDLAERYGYVNRALPDAELDAFVDTMARRIARFDKQSITDIKRLVDAASLPPNDAIAAEWDGFIGSVKRPAAQQRIKQLMELGLQKNADVEKRLAHHTGTLGD from the coding sequence ATGAAACTACAGTTGCTGAGTGCAGCGCTCATGATCGCCGCTATGGCGTCGGCCAGTCTGACCTTCGCCGGTGAGACGGCCCCGGCCGCCACATCGAAATCAACCACCCAAGCTGTCAAACAGGAGATCAAACTCACACGCGTCACCCCCGAGTATTGGCGCGTCACGTTCCACAATCCGCCGTACAACATCTACGGCCCGGAAACCATGCCGCAATTGAACGAGGTCATCACCGCGCTCGAGACCGATCCGAAGGTCAAAGTGGTGGTGTTCGATAGCGACGTTCCGGATTTCTTCCTCACCCACTATGACTTTGTGCCGCCGCTGACGGACACGACGAGCCTGCCCAATGGCCCCACCGGCTTGCCTCCGCTGCCGGACATGCTGGTTCGCTTGAGCAAGGCGCCGGTCGTATCGATCGTGTCGATTCGCGGTCGTGCCACCGGTGTCGGCAGTGAGCTGTCACTGGCCAGCGACATGCGCTTTGCCAGTCGCGAAAAGGCCATTCTCTCGCAATGGGAAATCGGCGCCGCACTGGTGCCGGGTGGTGGCCCCATGGCTCGTTTGCCGCGGCTGATGGGGCGTGGGCGCGCACTGGAAGTGCTGCTCACCGGTAACGATATCGATGGCGACCTCGCGGAACGCTATGGCTACGTCAATCGGGCGCTGCCCGATGCCGAGCTCGACGCGTTCGTCGACACCATGGCCCGCCGCATCGCCAGGTTTGACAAGCAGTCGATCACCGACATCAAACGCCTCGTCGACGCCGCCAGCCTGCCACCGAACGACGCCATCGCTGCCGAATGGGACGGGTTCATCGGCTCGGTGAAACGTCCGGCGGCACAGCAACGGATCAAGCAATTGATGGAGCTTGGCTTGCAGAAGAATGCGGATGTTGAAAAACGCCTGGCGCATCACACCGGCACCCTCGGCGACTGA
- a CDS encoding organic hydroperoxide resistance protein — MSTALETVLYTAKTHTVGGRTGTGKSSDGELDVKFSSPGSGKPGTNPEQLFALGYSACFIGAIQVAAGKLKVKLPEDTSVDAEVDLGKTSSGDFQLAVRLNVNIPGLEESVKRELAETAHQLCPYSRMTRDGVKVELKVV, encoded by the coding sequence ATGAGCACTGCATTGGAAACCGTTCTCTACACCGCAAAAACCCACACCGTCGGCGGCCGCACGGGCACCGGCAAATCCAGCGATGGCGAGCTGGACGTGAAATTCAGTTCCCCGGGTTCAGGCAAACCGGGGACCAATCCGGAGCAACTGTTTGCATTGGGTTATTCAGCCTGTTTCATCGGTGCGATACAGGTCGCCGCCGGGAAGCTGAAAGTCAAATTGCCCGAGGACACGTCTGTGGACGCCGAGGTGGATCTGGGCAAAACCAGTAGCGGGGATTTTCAGCTGGCGGTCCGGTTGAACGTCAATATTCCTGGCCTGGAGGAGAGCGTGAAACGGGAGTTGGCTGAGACTGCGCATCAGCTCTGCCCGTATTCGCGGATGACACGCGACGGTGTGAAGGTTGAGTTGAAAGTCGTTTGA